One stretch of Mycobacteriales bacterium DNA includes these proteins:
- a CDS encoding SigE family RNA polymerase sigma factor, producing MDTREEFDEYVRARHDRLCRVAFLVCGDWQHAQDLVQNALAKTYVVYRRGRIENLDAYVHRAVATAGATWWRRRWHGELAIGSLPETAGADDYDRADTRGAVLAALATLPRTQRAVLALRYLADLSEADTALALGCSPGTVKSSASRALATLRESGLLTDEGARNHG from the coding sequence GTGGACACGCGCGAGGAGTTCGACGAGTACGTGCGGGCGCGGCACGACCGCCTGTGCCGGGTCGCGTTCCTGGTCTGCGGCGACTGGCAGCACGCCCAGGACCTGGTGCAGAACGCGCTCGCCAAGACCTACGTCGTGTACCGCCGCGGCCGGATCGAGAACCTCGACGCGTACGTCCACCGCGCCGTCGCCACCGCCGGCGCGACGTGGTGGCGGCGCCGCTGGCACGGCGAGCTGGCGATCGGGTCGCTGCCGGAGACCGCCGGCGCGGACGACTACGACCGCGCCGACACCAGGGGCGCCGTGCTCGCCGCGCTCGCGACGCTCCCCCGCACCCAGCGGGCCGTCCTCGCGCTCCGCTACCTCGCCGACCTCTCCGAGGCCGACACCGCCCTCGCCCTCGGCTGCTCTCCCGGCACCGTGAAGAGCAGCGCCTCGCGCGCCCTCGCCACGCTGCGCGAGAGCGGCCTGCTCACCGACGAAGGAGCCCGCAACCATGGCTGA
- a CDS encoding cyanophycinase, which yields MDQPDVDAPRGVLMVIGGAEDKLGHRTILGRFARLAGGSAASIAVISTASALGDTATEVYRAVFERLGVADVRGLRPQTRAEADDPACAAVLDEVTGVFMTGGNQNKLSSVVAGTRLGDAIKAAYAAGAVVGGTSAGASVVTSHMVATGAEGATPKERMVQLAAGLGLIDGVIFDQHFAQRNRYGRLLALVAHSPALLGVGVDEDTAMVVTEGRYVEVLGRGAITVFDGGRLVTSAHAAKGTQPLLVSNVVLHSLPAGARFDLATRALQPERRRAEDPDIASGMRLNRLLARRIAAEGADDTVVARNARRRQKAAHPERVERRRGGDT from the coding sequence ATGGACCAGCCGGACGTGGACGCGCCCCGCGGCGTGCTCATGGTCATCGGCGGCGCGGAGGACAAGCTCGGGCACCGCACCATCCTCGGCCGGTTCGCCCGCCTCGCCGGCGGCAGCGCCGCGAGCATCGCGGTGATCTCCACGGCCTCCGCGCTCGGCGACACCGCGACCGAGGTCTACCGCGCGGTGTTCGAACGGCTCGGGGTCGCCGACGTGCGCGGCCTGCGGCCGCAGACGCGGGCCGAGGCGGACGACCCGGCCTGCGCGGCGGTGCTGGACGAGGTGACCGGCGTCTTCATGACCGGCGGCAACCAGAACAAGCTCTCCTCGGTCGTCGCCGGCACCCGGCTCGGCGACGCGATCAAGGCGGCGTACGCCGCGGGCGCGGTGGTCGGCGGCACCTCGGCCGGCGCCAGCGTCGTCACCAGCCACATGGTGGCGACCGGCGCCGAGGGCGCGACGCCGAAGGAGCGGATGGTCCAGCTCGCGGCCGGGCTCGGCCTCATCGACGGCGTCATCTTCGACCAGCACTTCGCCCAGCGGAACCGCTACGGCCGCCTCCTCGCGCTGGTCGCCCACTCCCCCGCGCTGCTCGGCGTCGGCGTCGACGAGGACACCGCGATGGTCGTCACCGAGGGCCGGTACGTCGAGGTCCTCGGCAGGGGCGCGATCACCGTCTTCGACGGCGGCCGGCTGGTGACGAGCGCGCACGCCGCGAAGGGGACGCAGCCGTTGCTCGTCTCGAACGTCGTGCTGCACTCACTGCCCGCCGGCGCGCGGTTCGACCTCGCGACGCGGGCGCTCCAGCCGGAACGCCGCCGCGCCGAGGACCCGGACATCGCCAGCGGCATGCGGCTGAACCGGCTGCTGGCCAGGCGGATCGCCGCCGAGGGGGCCGACGACACGGTCGTCGCGCGCAACGCCCGCCGCCGCCAGAAGGCGGCCCACCCGGAGCGCGTCGAGAGGCGCCGAGGAGGCGATACGTGA
- the cphA gene encoding cyanophycin synthetase — MTEPSPDLRVLETRVYRGPNYWSYDQAIHLLVDLGSLEDWPTDRLPGFTDGLLKRLPGLADHACSRGHKGGFVERLHEGTWLGHVAEHVAIELQREAGGDLRRGKTRSAKERGRYHVVYGYAEEQVGRAAGTLAVRLVNDLVRADRDLDFDAELEAFLLLAERTAFGPSTQALLDEAALRDIPWIRLNEHSLVQLGQGVHQQRIRATMTSRTSALATDVAGDKELTLRLLANAGLPVPRSESVRDVEAAVRVAARIGYPVVCKPLDGNHGRGVQLDLRDEAALRAAFPLAKAEARRGRVVVETYVTGNDYRVLVVGGRMAALAERVPAHVVGDGTRTVAELVAETNADPRRGVGHEKVLTRIKVDDAAVELVRAQGFELDDVPPEGTVVRLTLTGNMSTGGISIDRTLDAHPDNVEIAELAATVVGLDVAGIDFVAPDIAEPVREAGGAIVEVNAAPGFRMHTHPTVGEPQYVAKPVLDLLFPPGTPSRIPIIAVTGTNGKTTTSRMIAHVFKGMGRRVGMTSTDGIVVDERLVIRADASGPKSARMVLQNPRVDMAVFEVARGGILREGLGYQRNDVAVVLNIAPDHLGIGGVDTLEDLARVKQVIVEAVPRDGFAVLNADDPLVADMRRVCSGEVVWFTMRPDNELVEDHCRRGGRAVALDRSSLGDMIVIRHGRRTMQLAWTHLLPATFDGKAMMNVQNAMAAAGAAFAAGAHLHDIRQGLRTFTTSYYLAPGRLNVTDIDGVRVVVDYCHNAAGMRMLGDFVEKMAEPAPGSLEKPRRIGVIATAGDRRDEDMRELGEVAAPFFDSIVVREDRNLRRRAPGETAALVADGVRARMAEGARCRDLEVVPDELAATERALAKANPGDLVVLCVDQTNAVWAELQRHAERALAGAREPDPEPR, encoded by the coding sequence GTGACGGAGCCGAGCCCGGACCTGCGGGTGCTGGAGACCCGTGTCTACCGCGGCCCGAACTACTGGTCGTACGACCAGGCGATCCACCTGCTGGTCGACCTCGGCTCCCTCGAGGACTGGCCGACCGACCGGCTGCCGGGCTTCACCGACGGGCTGCTGAAGCGGCTGCCCGGCCTCGCCGACCACGCCTGCTCGCGCGGCCACAAGGGCGGCTTCGTCGAACGCCTGCACGAGGGCACCTGGCTCGGCCACGTCGCCGAGCACGTCGCGATCGAGCTCCAGCGCGAGGCCGGCGGCGACCTGCGCCGCGGCAAGACGCGCAGCGCCAAGGAGCGCGGCCGCTACCACGTCGTCTACGGCTACGCGGAGGAGCAGGTCGGCCGCGCCGCCGGCACGCTCGCCGTCCGGCTGGTCAACGACCTGGTCCGCGCCGACCGCGACCTCGACTTCGACGCCGAGCTGGAGGCGTTCCTGCTGCTGGCCGAGCGGACGGCGTTCGGGCCGAGCACGCAGGCGCTGCTGGACGAGGCGGCGTTGCGCGACATCCCGTGGATCCGGCTCAACGAGCACTCGCTCGTCCAGCTCGGCCAGGGGGTCCACCAGCAGCGCATCCGCGCCACCATGACCTCGCGCACCAGCGCGCTCGCGACCGACGTCGCGGGCGACAAGGAGCTGACGCTGCGGCTGCTCGCCAACGCGGGCCTCCCGGTGCCGCGCAGCGAGTCGGTGCGCGACGTCGAGGCGGCGGTGCGCGTCGCCGCCCGCATCGGCTACCCCGTCGTCTGCAAGCCGCTCGACGGCAACCACGGCCGCGGGGTGCAGCTCGACCTGCGCGACGAGGCGGCATTGCGCGCGGCGTTCCCGCTGGCCAAGGCGGAGGCGCGGCGCGGGCGCGTCGTGGTCGAGACCTACGTCACCGGCAACGACTACCGCGTCCTCGTCGTCGGCGGCCGGATGGCCGCGCTCGCCGAGCGCGTCCCCGCGCACGTCGTCGGCGACGGCACGCGGACGGTCGCCGAGCTGGTCGCGGAGACCAACGCCGACCCGCGCCGCGGCGTCGGCCACGAGAAGGTGCTGACCCGCATCAAGGTCGACGACGCGGCGGTCGAGCTGGTCCGCGCGCAGGGGTTCGAGCTGGACGACGTGCCGCCCGAGGGCACCGTGGTCAGGCTCACGCTGACCGGCAACATGAGCACCGGCGGCATCTCCATCGACCGCACCCTCGACGCCCACCCGGACAACGTCGAGATCGCCGAGCTGGCCGCCACCGTCGTCGGCCTCGACGTCGCGGGCATCGACTTCGTCGCGCCGGACATCGCCGAGCCGGTGCGCGAGGCGGGCGGCGCGATCGTGGAGGTCAACGCCGCCCCCGGCTTCCGGATGCACACCCACCCGACGGTCGGCGAGCCGCAGTACGTCGCGAAGCCGGTGCTCGACCTGCTGTTCCCGCCGGGGACGCCGAGCCGCATCCCGATCATCGCCGTGACCGGCACCAACGGGAAGACGACGACGTCGCGGATGATCGCGCACGTCTTCAAGGGGATGGGCCGCCGCGTCGGCATGACGTCGACCGACGGCATCGTCGTGGACGAGCGGCTCGTCATCCGCGCCGACGCGTCCGGCCCCAAGTCGGCGCGGATGGTGCTGCAGAACCCGCGCGTCGACATGGCCGTCTTCGAGGTCGCCCGCGGCGGCATCCTCCGGGAGGGGCTCGGCTACCAGCGCAACGACGTCGCCGTCGTCCTCAACATCGCCCCCGACCACCTCGGCATCGGCGGCGTCGACACGCTGGAGGACCTGGCCCGCGTCAAGCAGGTCATCGTGGAGGCGGTGCCGCGCGACGGCTTCGCCGTCCTCAACGCCGACGACCCGCTCGTCGCGGACATGCGCCGCGTCTGCTCCGGCGAGGTCGTGTGGTTCACCATGCGGCCGGACAACGAGCTGGTCGAGGACCACTGCCGCCGCGGCGGCCGCGCCGTCGCGCTGGACCGCTCCTCGCTCGGCGACATGATCGTCATCCGGCACGGCCGGCGCACCATGCAGCTCGCCTGGACCCACCTGCTCCCGGCGACGTTCGACGGCAAGGCGATGATGAACGTCCAGAACGCCATGGCCGCCGCCGGCGCGGCGTTCGCGGCGGGCGCGCACCTGCACGACATCCGCCAGGGGCTGCGGACGTTCACCACCTCGTACTACCTGGCCCCCGGCCGCCTCAACGTCACCGACATCGACGGCGTCCGCGTCGTCGTCGACTACTGCCACAACGCCGCCGGCATGCGGATGCTCGGCGACTTCGTGGAGAAGATGGCCGAGCCCGCCCCCGGCTCGCTGGAGAAGCCGCGCCGCATCGGCGTGATCGCCACCGCCGGCGACCGCCGCGACGAGGACATGCGCGAGCTGGGCGAGGTGGCGGCGCCGTTCTTCGACTCGATCGTCGTCCGCGAGGACCGCAACCTGCGCCGCCGCGCCCCCGGCGAGACCGCCGCGCTGGTGGCGGACGGCGTGCGCGCCCGCATGGCGGAAGGCGCGCGCTGCCGCGACCTGGAGGTCGTTCCCGACGAGCTGGCGGCGACCGAGCGCGCGCTCGCCAAGGCGAACCCCGGTGACCTCGTCGTCCTCTGCGTCGACCAGACCAACGCGGTGTGGGCCGAGCTCCAGCGGCACGCCGAACGCGCCCTCGCCGGAGCCCGCGAGCCGGACCCGGAACCTCGCTGA
- a CDS encoding DUF5667 domain-containing protein, which yields MTTNHTSRAAADFDRALSGGRADGSTAALVAVAGALAALPQRSAPAFREALRTKLMAEAAAIAASAPAASIPAQPAARPPVKSLAKAFQHPAMQIATGGLAATIAATGVGVGASRSLPGDTLYGLKRTLERLRSGAASGDTAEAGALLTQAQERLDEVRALLGQGDLTGATLDRVEATLRDLKEELRGATARLLNAARDGSRAAYDELNRTAVELANQLAALLPDLPDGAAAATASASLATLNAARALLAALPRPDGPGPTVPVGPTPTSVTTTPAPPTSTGPSTPVRTTTPPPPTSTGPSTPVSVPVTTPPISVPVTTPPPITLPPTPTLPQITPPPLLP from the coding sequence ATGACCACGAACCACACGTCCCGAGCCGCGGCGGACTTCGACCGCGCACTGTCCGGCGGCCGCGCCGACGGCTCCACCGCCGCGCTCGTCGCCGTCGCCGGCGCCCTCGCGGCACTGCCGCAGCGGTCCGCCCCGGCGTTCCGCGAGGCGCTGCGCACCAAGCTGATGGCCGAGGCCGCGGCGATCGCCGCGTCCGCGCCCGCCGCGTCGATCCCCGCGCAGCCCGCCGCGCGCCCGCCGGTGAAGTCGCTCGCCAAGGCGTTCCAGCACCCCGCCATGCAGATCGCCACCGGCGGCCTCGCCGCCACGATCGCCGCCACCGGCGTCGGCGTCGGCGCGTCCCGCTCGCTGCCCGGCGACACCCTCTACGGCCTCAAGCGCACCCTCGAACGCCTCCGCTCCGGCGCCGCCTCCGGCGACACCGCCGAGGCCGGCGCCCTGCTGACCCAGGCCCAGGAACGCCTCGACGAGGTGCGCGCGCTGCTCGGCCAGGGCGACCTGACCGGCGCGACGCTCGACCGGGTCGAGGCGACGCTGCGCGACCTGAAGGAGGAGCTGCGCGGCGCGACGGCACGCCTGCTCAACGCCGCCCGCGACGGCTCGCGCGCCGCCTACGACGAGCTGAACCGCACCGCCGTCGAGCTCGCGAACCAGCTCGCCGCGCTGCTGCCGGACCTGCCGGACGGCGCGGCGGCGGCGACGGCGTCCGCGTCGCTCGCGACGCTCAACGCCGCCCGCGCGCTGCTCGCCGCCCTGCCGCGGCCCGATGGCCCCGGCCCGACGGTGCCGGTCGGCCCGACGCCCACGTCCGTGACGACCACTCCGGCGCCGCCGACCTCGACCGGTCCGTCGACCCCGGTGCGGACGACGACTCCGCCGCCGCCGACCTCGACCGGTCCGTCGACGCCGGTGAGCGTGCCGGTCACGACGCCGCCGATCAGCGTCCCCGTCACGACGCCGCCGCCGATCACGCTGCCGCCGACCCCGACGCTGCCGCAGATCACGCCGCCTCCGCTGCTCCCGTAG
- a CDS encoding ECF subfamily RNA polymerase sigma factor, BldN family, which yields MSAYRRFPTPDPDGLRELRALVRYRVAPAAATGVAAVPEPRASEDVQAAADEAVAAASADVVALVARAQQGDAEAFGSLYDRYVDVVYRYVYYRVSSQALTEDMVSETFLRALRRITSFTWQGRDFGAWLVTIARNLIADHYKSSRYKVEVATADMLDADRATDGPEDSVLDAMTNVTLLEAVKMLGPEQQECVVLRFLQGFSVSETALAMGKTDGAIKALQYRAVQSLKKLLPAELVL from the coding sequence ATGAGCGCGTACCGGCGGTTCCCTACGCCCGACCCGGACGGGCTGCGCGAGCTGCGCGCCCTCGTCCGGTACCGGGTCGCCCCGGCCGCCGCCACCGGCGTCGCGGCAGTCCCCGAGCCTCGCGCGAGCGAGGACGTCCAGGCCGCCGCGGACGAGGCCGTCGCCGCTGCCAGCGCCGACGTCGTCGCGCTGGTCGCGCGGGCGCAGCAGGGCGACGCGGAGGCGTTCGGCTCGCTCTACGACCGCTACGTCGACGTCGTCTACCGCTACGTGTACTACCGGGTGAGCAGCCAGGCGCTCACCGAGGACATGGTCAGCGAGACGTTCCTGCGGGCGCTGCGGCGGATCACGTCGTTCACCTGGCAGGGCCGCGACTTCGGCGCCTGGCTGGTCACCATCGCCCGCAACCTCATCGCCGACCACTACAAGTCCAGCCGGTACAAGGTCGAGGTCGCGACCGCTGACATGCTCGACGCCGACCGCGCCACCGACGGCCCCGAGGACTCCGTCCTCGACGCGATGACCAACGTCACGCTGCTCGAGGCCGTGAAGATGCTCGGCCCCGAGCAGCAGGAGTGCGTCGTGCTGCGGTTCCTCCAGGGCTTCTCGGTGAGCGAGACGGCGCTGGCGATGGGCAAGACCGACGGCGCGATCAAGGCGCTCCAGTACCGCGCCGTGCAGTCGCTGAAGAAGCTGCTCCCCGCGGAGCTCGTGCTATGA
- a CDS encoding DUF4193 family protein has protein sequence MTQSQDYDTRKSSSLEAEDSLEEIITRKPEQPVGVAEDENELAFEMELAGAEEINDELAIRPVPKQANEFTCSSCFLVKHQSQLVDPKKNLCRDCV, from the coding sequence ATGACGCAGTCGCAGGACTACGACACCCGCAAGTCCAGCTCGCTCGAGGCGGAGGACAGCCTCGAGGAGATCATCACCCGCAAGCCGGAGCAGCCGGTCGGCGTCGCGGAGGACGAGAACGAGCTCGCGTTCGAGATGGAGCTCGCGGGTGCCGAGGAGATCAACGACGAGCTCGCGATCCGGCCCGTCCCCAAGCAGGCGAACGAGTTCACCTGCTCGAGCTGCTTCCTGGTCAAGCACCAGAGCCAGCTCGTGGACCCCAAGAAGAACCTCTGCCGCGACTGCGTCTGA
- a CDS encoding amidase, which yields MLTDSASELARRIRARDTTAREVVDVHIAQVERANPALNALVADRFAAARAEADAADAAVRAGAELGPLHGVPCTVKETFALAGMPNTAGLVSRVGRPATEDSVTVRRLREAGAIPLGVTNVSELAMWFESDNRVYGRTNNPYDTSRIVGGSSGGEGAAVAAAFAPFGLGSDIGGSIRMPAFFNGVFGHKSSPGLVPNDGQFPLDHDPRMLRYQSTGPLCRRAEDLLPVLRVLAGPDVHVGDADAVDLARLSVVTIESNGRHHPSSELLGAQRRAVATLRALGARVRPASLPALRRSFDIWGAMLSEAREVPFRTLLAGGGRFSTARELARLATRRSAHTLPALGLAVLERWPDLLPGRGRRLVALGSALREELAGLIGDDGVLFYPSFPTVAPRHNAPLLSPFAFSYTAILNVAEVCATQVPLGLDGPGLPLGVQVAAVAGNDHLTIAVARHLERELGGWVPPRGVVPVEVTA from the coding sequence ATGCTGACCGACTCCGCAAGCGAGCTGGCCCGGCGCATTCGTGCCAGGGACACCACCGCGCGCGAGGTCGTGGACGTCCACATCGCGCAGGTGGAGCGGGCCAACCCGGCGCTCAACGCGCTGGTGGCGGACCGGTTCGCCGCCGCGCGCGCCGAGGCGGACGCCGCCGACGCGGCGGTCCGCGCCGGTGCCGAGCTGGGGCCGTTGCACGGCGTGCCGTGCACGGTGAAGGAGACGTTCGCGCTCGCCGGGATGCCGAACACCGCCGGCCTCGTCTCCCGTGTCGGCCGGCCGGCGACCGAGGACTCGGTCACGGTGCGGCGGCTGCGCGAGGCGGGCGCGATCCCGCTCGGGGTGACCAACGTCTCCGAGCTGGCCATGTGGTTCGAGTCCGACAACCGCGTCTACGGCCGCACGAACAACCCGTACGACACGTCGCGGATCGTCGGCGGCAGCAGCGGCGGCGAGGGCGCGGCCGTCGCGGCGGCGTTCGCGCCGTTCGGGCTCGGCAGCGACATCGGCGGCTCGATCCGGATGCCGGCGTTCTTCAACGGCGTCTTCGGCCACAAGTCCTCCCCCGGGCTGGTGCCGAACGACGGGCAGTTCCCGCTCGACCACGACCCGCGGATGCTGCGCTACCAGTCCACCGGCCCGCTCTGCCGCCGCGCCGAGGACCTGCTGCCGGTGCTGCGCGTGCTCGCCGGGCCGGACGTGCACGTCGGCGACGCGGACGCCGTCGACCTGGCGCGGCTGTCGGTCGTGACGATCGAGAGCAACGGCCGGCACCACCCGTCGTCCGAGCTGCTCGGCGCGCAGCGCCGCGCCGTCGCCACGCTGCGCGCGCTCGGCGCGCGGGTGCGACCGGCGTCGCTGCCGGCGTTGCGGCGGTCGTTCGACATCTGGGGGGCGATGCTCTCGGAGGCGCGGGAGGTGCCGTTCCGGACGCTGCTCGCCGGCGGCGGGCGGTTCTCGACCGCGCGCGAGCTGGCCCGGCTGGCGACCCGCCGGTCGGCGCACACGCTGCCCGCCCTCGGCCTGGCCGTGCTGGAACGCTGGCCCGACCTGCTGCCCGGCCGCGGCCGCCGCCTCGTCGCCCTCGGCAGCGCGCTGCGCGAGGAGCTGGCCGGGCTGATCGGCGACGACGGCGTGCTGTTCTACCCGTCGTTCCCGACCGTCGCGCCGCGGCACAACGCGCCGTTGCTCAGCCCGTTCGCGTTCTCGTACACGGCGATCCTCAACGTCGCCGAGGTCTGCGCCACGCAGGTGCCGCTGGGGCTGGACGGGCCCGGCCTGCCGCTGGGCGTTCAGGTGGCGGCCGTGGCGGGCAACGACCACCTGACGATCGCGGTGGCCCGCCACCTGGAACGCGAGCTCGGCGGGTGGGTGCCGCCGCGCGGTGTGGTCCCGGTGGAGGTGACGGCGTGA
- a CDS encoding RDD family protein: protein MTYPGEGLGLPASGRGAVATPLRRAGALVADVALFALADLVLVAALPDIAGLLLLLAVVVANVIVLPWRTGRTFGKTLFGLRAVRCVDGRADLGSRGLPLPVAVGRSLQNFCSPLLLISGGFMLADPDRRSLWDKACATAVVRG from the coding sequence ATGACGTATCCGGGGGAGGGGCTCGGTCTGCCGGCGTCGGGGCGCGGCGCGGTGGCGACGCCGCTGCGGCGGGCCGGCGCGCTGGTGGCGGACGTGGCGCTGTTCGCGCTCGCGGACCTGGTGCTGGTGGCGGCGTTGCCGGACATAGCCGGCCTGCTCCTCCTGCTCGCGGTCGTGGTCGCGAACGTGATCGTGCTGCCGTGGCGGACCGGGCGGACGTTCGGCAAGACGCTGTTCGGCCTGCGCGCGGTGCGGTGCGTGGACGGCCGGGCAGACCTCGGCAGTCGCGGGCTGCCACTACCCGTCGCCGTCGGACGTTCGTTGCAGAACTTCTGCTCGCCCCTGCTGCTGATCTCGGGCGGGTTCATGCTGGCCGACCCGGACCGCCGGTCGCTCTGGGACAAGGCCTGCGCGACCGCCGTCGTCCGCGGCTAG
- the rsgA gene encoding ribosome small subunit-dependent GTPase A, translating to MTALPDLGWDSGRDTEFAPYAGTCVPGRVARPDGALHLVLTADGPLRAEPSGALKHAAADRTALPTVGDWVAVRDGSLIEAVLPRRSAFVRHGAGNAATGQVLAANVDVVFVVVALSAAPNLRRLERFLALAWESGGQPVVLLTKADLCASLPDVVAEVTAAAPGAPVHAVSSVTGEGVDDVRAHLTPGRTVVLLGASGVGKSTLANLLLGATHLATTAIRADGKGRHTTTHRELVPLPGGAVLIDTPGLRGIQLWDADDGLDKAFAEVEALLGACRFHDCAHETEPGCAVLAALADGTLEPRRWESYRKLQRELRHIAAKTDVRLRNEDRDRWKKIHKEMRAKGAIRP from the coding sequence TTGACCGCACTGCCCGACCTCGGCTGGGACTCCGGCCGGGACACCGAGTTCGCCCCGTACGCCGGGACCTGCGTCCCGGGCCGCGTCGCCCGCCCGGACGGCGCGCTGCACCTCGTCCTCACCGCCGACGGCCCGCTGCGCGCGGAGCCGAGCGGCGCGCTCAAGCACGCCGCCGCCGACCGCACGGCGTTGCCCACCGTCGGCGACTGGGTCGCCGTCCGCGACGGCTCGCTGATCGAGGCGGTGCTGCCGCGCCGGTCGGCGTTCGTCCGCCACGGCGCCGGCAACGCCGCCACCGGCCAGGTGCTGGCCGCGAACGTCGACGTCGTGTTCGTCGTCGTCGCGCTCTCCGCCGCGCCGAACCTCCGGCGGCTGGAGCGCTTCCTCGCGCTCGCGTGGGAGAGCGGCGGGCAGCCGGTCGTGCTGCTCACCAAGGCCGACCTCTGCGCGTCGCTGCCCGACGTCGTCGCCGAGGTCACCGCGGCCGCGCCCGGCGCGCCCGTGCACGCCGTGTCGAGCGTCACCGGCGAGGGCGTCGACGACGTTCGCGCCCACCTCACGCCCGGCCGCACCGTCGTGCTGCTCGGCGCGTCCGGCGTCGGCAAGTCCACGCTCGCCAACCTGCTCCTCGGCGCCACCCACCTGGCCACCACCGCGATCCGCGCCGACGGGAAGGGCCGGCACACGACCACGCACCGCGAGCTGGTGCCGTTGCCGGGCGGGGCGGTGCTCATCGACACGCCCGGGCTGCGCGGCATCCAGCTCTGGGACGCCGACGACGGCCTGGACAAGGCGTTCGCGGAGGTGGAAGCGCTGCTCGGCGCGTGCCGGTTCCACGACTGCGCGCACGAGACCGAGCCCGGCTGCGCGGTGCTCGCCGCGCTGGCCGACGGGACGTTGGAGCCGCGGCGCTGGGAGTCGTACCGCAAGCTGCAGCGCGAGCTGCGGCACATCGCGGCCAAGACCGACGTGCGGCTGCGCAACGAGGACCGCGACCGGTGGAAGAAGATCCACAAGGAGATGCGCGCGAAGGGCGCGATCCGACCCTAG
- a CDS encoding DegV family protein, with product MDGPRVAVVTDSTAYLPAGLAERLGVAVVPLHVVTPEGEALEGVELTPGEFAAWLSRSGGTASTRPPTAAAFRAVYEAAGAPDIVSIHLSARLSGTRESAVTAAYDLFDAGGPRVKVVDSRTTAMGLGFAVLAAAEIANAGGDAFEVATAAEASARRTATMFYVDTLEYLRRGGRIGKAAALVGTALSVKPLLHLVDGAIEPMDRVRKADRALARLEDALVKAAGDGPVDVAVHHLAAADGARALAERLRARLPGLHALHESEVGAVVGAHVGPGLLGAVVHRRA from the coding sequence ATGGACGGTCCCCGCGTCGCCGTGGTCACGGACTCGACCGCGTATCTCCCGGCCGGCCTCGCCGAACGCCTCGGCGTCGCGGTCGTGCCGTTGCACGTCGTCACCCCGGAGGGCGAGGCGCTGGAGGGCGTCGAGCTGACGCCGGGGGAGTTCGCCGCGTGGCTGTCCCGCTCCGGCGGCACCGCGTCGACGCGACCGCCGACGGCGGCGGCGTTCCGCGCGGTCTACGAGGCCGCCGGCGCGCCGGACATCGTCTCCATCCACCTCTCCGCCCGGCTGTCGGGCACCCGCGAGTCGGCGGTGACGGCGGCGTACGACCTGTTCGACGCGGGCGGGCCACGGGTGAAGGTGGTCGACTCGCGGACGACGGCGATGGGGCTCGGGTTCGCGGTGCTCGCCGCGGCCGAGATCGCCAACGCCGGGGGCGATGCGTTCGAGGTCGCCACCGCCGCCGAGGCGAGCGCGCGGCGGACCGCGACGATGTTCTACGTCGACACGCTGGAGTACCTGCGCCGCGGCGGCCGCATCGGCAAGGCCGCCGCGCTGGTAGGGACCGCGCTGTCGGTGAAGCCGTTGCTGCACCTGGTCGACGGCGCGATCGAGCCGATGGACCGCGTGCGCAAGGCGGACCGCGCGCTGGCCCGGCTGGAGGACGCGCTGGTGAAGGCCGCGGGTGACGGGCCGGTGGACGTCGCCGTCCACCACCTGGCCGCCGCCGACGGCGCCCGCGCCCTCGCCGAACGCCTCCGCGCCCGGCTGCCCGGCCTCCACGCGCTGCACGAGAGCGAGGTCGGCGCCGTCGTCGGCGCGCACGTCGGCCCCGGCCTGCTCGGCGCCGTCGTCCACCGCCGCGCCTAG
- a CDS encoding DsbA family protein produces the protein MANTITVWSDVGCPWASLFVWRALARRAALGLEEAVRLDHRCFPLELVNERPTPRAVVDAEVEALAPLVPDAGWRAWSRDPSAYPVTTLPALEAVQAAKAQGLDASERLDLALRQAFWRDNRCISLRHEVLAAAESAGVDVAALAEALDAGTARQAVVDDWRAFKEAGVQGSPHVFLPDGSDVANPGIEQHWEGPKPGGKPVVDSDDVGAIDALLRRAAEAS, from the coding sequence ATGGCGAACACCATCACCGTCTGGTCCGACGTCGGCTGCCCCTGGGCGTCGCTGTTCGTGTGGCGCGCGCTCGCGCGGCGCGCGGCGCTCGGCCTGGAGGAAGCCGTCCGGCTGGACCACCGCTGCTTCCCACTGGAGCTGGTCAACGAGCGGCCGACGCCGCGCGCGGTCGTCGACGCCGAGGTCGAGGCGCTGGCGCCGCTCGTGCCGGACGCGGGGTGGCGGGCCTGGTCGCGCGACCCGTCCGCGTACCCGGTCACGACGCTGCCGGCGTTGGAGGCCGTGCAGGCGGCGAAGGCGCAGGGGCTGGACGCGAGCGAACGTCTCGACCTGGCGTTGCGGCAGGCGTTCTGGCGGGACAACCGGTGCATCTCGCTGCGGCACGAGGTGCTCGCGGCCGCCGAGTCGGCGGGCGTCGACGTGGCCGCGCTGGCCGAGGCCTTGGACGCGGGCACCGCGCGGCAGGCGGTCGTCGACGACTGGCGGGCGTTCAAGGAGGCGGGCGTGCAGGGCAGCCCGCACGTGTTCCTGCCGGACGGCAGCGACGTGGCGAACCCCGGCATCGAGCAGCACTGGGAGGGGCCGAAGCCCGGCGGCAAGCCGGTGGTCGACTCCGACGACGTCGGCGCGATCGACGCCCTCCTCCGCCGCGCCGCCGAGGCGTCCTAG